The following DNA comes from Enterobacter sp. SA187.
CGGTAATCCCCGCCCGGCCTTTAACACCGCCGCGACGTTGCGCGCGGTCATGCGTACGTTTTCCCCGGCATTTTTCAGCGCGTCGTCCAGTGAGCAAATGGTGTAGATGACGCTGAATACCGCGTCCAGTCCGTGCTCATGGACGATCCCCACGTCTGCCGTCAGGCTGCCGGCAATACCAATTACCGGTTTGTTATAACGCTTCGCGACCTTCGCCACACCAACCGGCACTTTGCCGTGCACGGTCTGGCTGTCGATGCGCCCTTCGCCGGTGATCACCAGATCGGCACCGGCAACGTGCTCCGCCAGATGCAGCGCGTCGGTGACGATCTCAATGCCGCGACGCAGCTCCGCGCCGCAAAATGCGTACAGCCCGGCCCCCATGCCGCCCGCCGCGCCCCCGCCTGCCAGCGTCAGCACATCCACATCCAGATCGCGCTGAATGATCGTCGCATAATGGTGCAGCGCGTGGTCCAGACGGGCAACGGTTTCGCCCGTCGCGCCTTTTTGCGGACCGAAAATCGCCGATGCCCCCTGGTCACCCGTAAGCGGATTGGTCACGTCACAGGCCACTTCTATGCGGCAGGTTTTCAGGCGCGCATCCAGTTCGCTGACGTCAATGCGCGCCAGCGTTTCCAGTTCGCCGCCGCCCTGCCCCAGCGACTTCCCCTGCGCATTTAACAGCTTCGCGCCCAGCGCCTGTACCATTCCGGCGCCGCCGTCATTGGTGGCACTGCCGCCAAGCCCGATAATAATATGTTTCACGCCCGCGTCGAGGGCGTGACGGATCAGCTCGCCCGTCCCCCAGGATGTTGTAATTAATGGGTCGCGTTTTGCCGCAGGCACCAGTTCCAGACCACTGGCGGCGGCCATTTCAATAAAGGCGCTCCGCTCATCGCCGGAAAGACCGTAAAAACCCGCTACCGGTTCGCCGAGCGGGCCGGTCACCTTAACCTGCACTTTTCTGCCGTGGGTGGCAGCCACCATCGCTTCGACCGTGCCTTCGCCGCCATCTGCCACCGGCAGTTTGACGTACTCCGCGTCCGGGAAAATCTCTTTAAAACCGCGTTCAATGGCGGTAGCGACATCGAGGGCACTCAGGCTTTCCTTGTATGAGTCCGGTGCGATCACTATTTTCATATGCTGTCCTTAGGTATGTTGACTGCCAGTATTATCTTTCCCGACACGGGAAAGCGCCGGTTCCCGCAAGAACCGGCGGGGTTGCACTAACGCACCATGCAGGGGCGTTTGTTATCAAAAGTCCAGTTGGGGATCAGGTACTGCATGCCCATGGCGTCGTCGCGCGCGCCCAGGCCATGCTTCTGATACAGTTCATTCGCCTTCATCACCTGATCCATATCCAGC
Coding sequences within:
- a CDS encoding glycerate kinase; translation: MKIVIAPDSYKESLSALDVATAIERGFKEIFPDAEYVKLPVADGGEGTVEAMVAATHGRKVQVKVTGPLGEPVAGFYGLSGDERSAFIEMAAASGLELVPAAKRDPLITTSWGTGELIRHALDAGVKHIIIGLGGSATNDGGAGMVQALGAKLLNAQGKSLGQGGGELETLARIDVSELDARLKTCRIEVACDVTNPLTGDQGASAIFGPQKGATGETVARLDHALHHYATIIQRDLDVDVLTLAGGGAAGGMGAGLYAFCGAELRRGIEIVTDALHLAEHVAGADLVITGEGRIDSQTVHGKVPVGVAKVAKRYNKPVIGIAGSLTADVGIVHEHGLDAVFSVIYTICSLDDALKNAGENVRMTARNVAAVLKAGRGLPPSA